A single region of the Vicia villosa cultivar HV-30 ecotype Madison, WI linkage group LG4, Vvil1.0, whole genome shotgun sequence genome encodes:
- the LOC131597402 gene encoding protein MAIN-LIKE 2-like, giving the protein MLLGLPVDGKAINSFVMQANSLCHQALDIDLIEGQAGARGQGVNLKRLKDYYPTFRLDDDSSQEIILQKTMCYLILLFGNVLFPDSTGNTVNFMYLRLLMDFTRVSLYSWGSVVLAMLYQSLCKNAKNDSCTFYGCALLVQVWGWWRMPIMTPINRTSWTFPYAMRFCMKKMDFTKNPWSNITMYRQLIDHLRPEDFIWRSYLECDHEPRGADAAIWTARTCLILYNIIEMHHSDRFKLQFGMHQGIPDPPVDLGVWHLRRVNHQWNHPNWKDFAPEWR; this is encoded by the exons ATGTTGTTAGGCCTTCCAGTAGACGGTAAGGCAATTAATAGTTTTGTAATGCAAGCAAATTCCCTTTGCCATCAGGCATTGGATATAGATTTGATAGAGGGACAAGCAGGTGCTAGGGGACAGGGTGTTAACCTTAAGAGGTTAAAGGACTATTATCCAACATTTCGTTTGGATGATGATTCTTCCCAAGAAATTATACTTCAGAAAACCATGTGTTACCTGATCTTGCTCTTTGGAAACGTTTTGTTTCCAGATAGTACCGGTAACAccgtaaattttatgtatttacgTTTGTTAATGGATTTTACTAGAGTGAGTCTATATAGTTGGGGGTCTGTTGTCCTGGCTATGTTGTACCAATCCCTGTGCAAGAACGCAAAAAACGATTCTTGtacattctatggatgcgctcTGTTGGTGCaagtgtgggggtggtggagaaTGCCTATAATGACCCCGATTAACAGAACCAGCTGGACCTTCCCATATGCAATGAG ATTTTGCATGAAAAAGATGGACTTCACGAAAAATCCGTGGTCAAATATCACGATGTACCGCCAGCTGATTGATCACTTACGACCCGAGGAT tttatCTGGAGATCGTATCTGGAATGCGACCATGAGCCAAGAGGTGCAGATGCAGCTATTTGGACTGCAAGAACTTGCCTGATCCTGTACAACATCATCGAAATGCATCATAGTGACCGGTTCAAACTCCAGTTCGGAATGCATCAAGGTATACCTGATCCtccagttgacttgggagtgtggcacctcagACGAGTAAACCATCAGTGGAATCATCCAAACTGGAAGGATTTCGCACCCGAATGGCGCTAG
- the LOC131594931 gene encoding protein EMSY-LIKE 3-like: MDYEPYDSSGTDDDLPPTHQNRIPRGARLAGNGRSAGGSMSYPRMYGEIDMETQIHQLEQEAYSSVLRAFKAQADAITWEKESLITELRKELRLSNEEHRELLGRVNADDVIRRIREWRQTGGHQTGVLNSGQVIHDSAPSPTVSASRKKQKITSSVPSQSFGGPSPSFHPQPVAAPHQPSSSVGKRGSVPGHKGKKQKPGQVLPGGSSIKQYPSSGPGGRNQVPNRVTSGTVAGELAEGASFDSLNGRRLRTRWPDDNNFYEAVITDYNPVERRHHLVYDMGSTNETWEWVNLSEISPEDIQWVGEDPGINRGGFGGSGRGMNNRSVGRDSIPGAGRGGRGGTKGQSKKDLLPSQNGIGKKALEDIQILHTDTLVKEVERVFSANHPDAHEIEKAKKLLKNHEQALIDAIARLADLSDGESDEGGHHFSHAKSMDRE; encoded by the exons ATGGATTACGAACCCTACGATAGTAGCG GAACTGATGATGATCTTCCACCAACACATCAGAATAGAATTCCTAGAGGGGCGCGTCTCGCCGGGAATGGAAGATCTGCAGGAGGTTCAATGTCATACCCCAGGATGTATGGTGAAATTGACATGGAAACTCAAATTCACCAACTTGAGCAGGAAGCGTATAGTTCGGTTTTACGAGCCTTTAAAGCTCAGGCGGATGCCATTACTTGG GAGAAGGAAAGTTTGATAACAGAACTAAGGAAAGAACTAAGATTATCAAATGAGGAGCACAGAGAACTTCTAGGCCGTGTTAATGCCGATGATGTCATACGAAGGATAAG GGAGTGGAGACAGACAGGAGGCCATCAAACTGGTGTGTTGAATTCTGGACAAGTTATTCACGATTCAGCTCCGAGTCCAACAGTCTCTGCATCTCGGAAAAAGCAGAAGATAACATCGTCTGTACCCTCACAATCTTTTGGTGGGCCTTCTCCTTCATTTCACCCCCAACCAGTGGCTGCACCCCACCAACCATCTTCTTCTGTTGGAAAACGCGGTTCTGTTCCGGGACATAAGGGCAAGAAGCAGAAACCT GGCCAAGTATTACCAGGAGGATCTTCTATAAAGCAATACCCTTCATCCGGACCAGGGGGAAGGAATCAAGTACCTAATAGAGTTACTTCTGGTACGGTCGCAGGTGAGCTTGCTGAAGGAGCATCGTTTGATTCTCTCAATGGTAGGAGATTACGGACAAGATGGCCCGATGACAATAATTTCTACGAAGCTGTTATCACCGACTACAATCCAGTCGAA CGTCGACACCATCTGGTATATGACATGGGGAGTACAAATGAAACATGGGAATGGGTTAATCTTTCAGAG ATCTCTCCAGAAGATATTCAGTGGGTAGGTGAGGATCCTGGGATCAACCGCGGGGGTTTTGGCGGATCTGGTCGTGGGATGAATAATAGGTCAGTAGGTCGCGATAGTATTCCAGGAGCTGGAAGAGGAGGTAGGGGAGGTACAAAAGGGCAATCCAAAAAAGATTTATTGCCATCACAGAATGGAATAGGAAAGAAAGCTTTGGAAGATATACAAATACTTCACACAGACACACTAGTTAAGGAG GTGGAAAGGGTGTTCAGTGCAAATCATCCAGATGCACACGAAATTGAGAAAGCCAAGAAACTATTGAAG AATCATGAGCAAGCTCTTATAGATGCAATTGCAAGACTTGCAGATCTTTCTGATGGTGAAAGTG ATGAGGGTGGTCACCATTTCTCGCATGCTAAATCAATGGATCGAGAATGA